One window from the genome of Pseudanabaena yagii GIHE-NHR1 encodes:
- a CDS encoding IS1 family transposase (programmed frameshift) encodes MKCPKCGSTHIRKNGKRGDKQNHICADCGRQFIDHYSVLGYSQDVKKICLKMYCNGMGFRQIERCTDVSHNSVINWVKEAAKQLPEHPPIETIPDVGELDELQTFVGSKKTIWLWTAVNHFSQGILAWVLGDRSSKTFEPLWTLIKVWQCYFWVTDGYCVYKMFINSEDQIISKTYMTRVEGENTRLRHYLARLHRKTLCYSKSEQMLRYSIRLLIHYLKYKSIPTFS; translated from the exons ATGAAATGTCCAAAGTGTGGTTCAACACATATTCGTAAAAATGGGAAACGAGGAGACAAACAAAATCATATTTGCGCTGATTGCGGTCGTCAGTTCATTGATCATTACTCAGTGCTGGGATATTCCCAAGATGTCAAAAAAATATGCCTAAAAATGTACTGCAACGGCATGGGATTTAGACAAATTGAGAGATGTACCGATGTTAGTCACAACTCAGTCATCAACTGGGTTAAGGAAGCAGCCAAGCAATTACCAGAACATCCACCGATTGAGACTATTCCTGATGTTGGTGAACTGGATGAACTCCAGACTTTTGTTGGGTCAAAAAAAACT ATTTGGCTATGGACTGCGGTGAATCATTTTAGCCAAGGTATCTTGGCTTGGGTATTAGGGGATAGGAGTAGCAAAACCTTTGAACCTCTATGGACATTGATTAAGGTTTGGCAATGCTATTTCTGGGTTACCGATGGCTACTGTGTCTACAAAATGTTTATCAACTCGGAAGATCAAATTATTAGCAAAACCTACATGACCAGAGTTGAGGGTGAAAATACGAGACTGAGACATTATCTTGCCAGATTGCATCGCAAAACTTTATGTTATTCAAAATCTGAACAAATGTTGCGGTATTCAATTCGTCTGTTAATTCATTATCTCAAGTACAAATCGATTCCCACCTTTTCTTGA
- a CDS encoding type II toxin-antitoxin system RelE/ParE family toxin: MSIYKTRWFDRWARKQGLNNLSLCLAVREMMEGLYEADLGGGLVKKRVARTGQGKSGGFRTLVATNRGDRWIFVFGFAKSDRGNINKQEEEALKKLSNHLLTLSVKDLAIAQSNDELIEVICDEEISNS; the protein is encoded by the coding sequence ATGAGTATTTACAAGACTCGTTGGTTCGACCGTTGGGCGCGGAAGCAGGGGCTAAATAATCTTAGTCTATGTTTAGCTGTGCGAGAAATGATGGAAGGGCTATATGAGGCTGATCTGGGTGGTGGATTAGTCAAAAAACGAGTTGCACGAACTGGACAGGGTAAAAGTGGAGGTTTTCGGACATTAGTTGCTACAAATAGAGGCGATCGCTGGATTTTTGTATTTGGTTTTGCTAAGAGCGATCGCGGTAATATCAATAAACAGGAAGAGGAAGCTTTGAAGAAATTGTCTAATCATCTTCTTACCCTATCGGTAAAAGATTTAGCTATTGCTCAAAGTAATGATGAATTAATAGAGGTAATTTGTGATGAAGAAATCAGCAATTCTTGA
- a CDS encoding helix-turn-helix domain-containing protein, translated as MKKSAILEAVHETARGLHQAGVMDQVTLREFDRLCLPPVEPLQPEQIRQIREACRVSQAVFASLLNTSVSTVQKWEIGQKRPSGTALKLLHLVKNRGLEIITF; from the coding sequence ATGAAGAAATCAGCAATTCTTGAAGCGGTGCATGAAACGGCTAGGGGGCTACATCAGGCTGGGGTGATGGATCAAGTGACTTTACGGGAATTTGATCGCTTGTGTTTGCCTCCAGTGGAACCGTTACAACCTGAGCAAATTAGGCAAATTCGAGAAGCTTGTCGAGTGAGTCAGGCGGTATTTGCTTCTTTGCTAAATACGAGTGTGTCTACGGTGCAGAAGTGGGAAATCGGGCAGAAGCGACCTAGTGGAACTGCGCTAAAGTTGTTACATCTGGTCAAAAATCGTGGCTTAGAAATCATCACTTTCTAA
- a CDS encoding leucine-rich repeat domain-containing protein encodes MTDAELLAIIAQAERECWTELDLSGNDLEELPSEIGRLQSLEKLILGKLDFGKGEIKGNRLIAIPQEIFQLTNLKKLHIPYNQITEIPDAIAYLANLTELDLHLNEITEIPEVIAKLSNLTTLNLSSNQITEISEVITQSSNLTTLFLFGNQIKEITEAITQLSNLTKLYLNLNQIKEIPEAIAQLSNLTKLYLWGNQITEIPEAIAQLSNLTTLNLHSNQITEIPEAIAQLSKLTTLNLSNNKITTIPEVITQLANLKTLSLYNNQIIVIPEVDLTNLVNLTTLYLSRNQITSIPDAIANLANLKQLDLRENPLSIPTEILNDYNNPKAIFDFWLERERQPLNEAKVILVGQGTVGKTSLVKRLLDNQFDAAERKTDGINIRDWQITAKNEQVKLRVWDFGGQEIMHATHQFFLTERSLYLLVINTREDELANRIEYWLKLIESLGNKAPVIIVGNKIDDHPLDLDRHGLQTKYLNIKGFIGTSCAIGLGISELKQQITEIIANEMPHVFDPIPVKWLNLKDKLEQDDRDYITYQEYEQKCIETGITRESSRHTLVRLLHELGIVLNFSDDKRLKDTNVLNPEWITVAAYKIINDNLLMTEHHGVLHWQDTERIFQPKSRKEQDCYTTAEARKFILSMMEKFELCFAMENSRDRDYPEYLIPDLLPKEEPHTGTWDDCLRFEYRYDKVLPNSVISRFIVKAHKLIARTNSRTYWRTGVILASDTGNFAYIKADLEDAKIFIRISGNPHTRHNFLSVIRDKFDDIHDCPKLTPDERIGLPDKPQGTASYKHLLKQLERGEITCFPEEADHSYNIRELIEGIEDRRSHSKEDYRERDWSSGQPQPPVTVNIYNSNQQSTVMTPPEKPQPENTPKSQEVQLPSVIAASISFGFLFSTTAFLVLTFAGILNITQLVIAMFSIILLMVIAVIFVLKASGQMEGQSFEKIILAVLKQATLYDAFLSKIGDIFHSPKK; translated from the coding sequence ATGACAGATGCAGAGTTATTGGCAATAATCGCCCAAGCGGAGCGTGAGTGCTGGACAGAACTCGATCTATCGGGGAACGATCTGGAAGAATTGCCTAGCGAAATTGGACGGTTGCAAAGTCTGGAAAAGTTAATTTTAGGTAAGTTGGATTTTGGGAAAGGAGAAATAAAAGGAAATCGTTTAATTGCTATTCCTCAAGAGATTTTCCAATTAACCAATCTCAAAAAACTACATATTCCATACAACCAAATTACGGAGATACCAGACGCGATTGCCTATTTAGCTAATTTGACGGAACTTGACCTCCATCTCAACGAAATTACGGAGATACCAGAGGTGATCGCCAAATTATCAAATTTGACTACACTTAACCTCTCTAGCAACCAAATTACGGAAATATCAGAGGTAATCACACAATCATCAAATCTGACTACGCTTTTCCTCTTTGGAAACCAAATCAAAGAGATAACAGAAGCAATCACACAATTATCAAATCTAACTAAGCTTTACCTCAATTTAAACCAAATCAAAGAGATACCAGAGGCGATCGCTCAATTATCAAATTTGACTAAGCTTTACCTCTGGGGTAACCAAATCACGGAGATACCAGAGGCGATCGCCCAATTATCAAATCTGACTACACTTAACCTTCATAGCAACCAAATCACGGAGATACCAGAGGCGATCGCTCAATTGTCAAAACTTACTACGTTGAATCTCTCTAATAATAAAATCACCACGATTCCAGAGGTGATCACCCAATTAGCAAATCTGAAAACGCTTTCTCTATATAACAATCAAATTATTGTGATACCAGAGGTTGATCTCACTAACTTAGTAAATCTGACTACACTCTACCTGTCTAGAAACCAAATCACATCGATTCCAGATGCTATCGCTAATTTAGCAAATCTGAAGCAATTGGATTTACGAGAAAATCCTTTATCAATTCCAACAGAGATTCTCAATGATTATAATAACCCAAAAGCAATTTTCGATTTTTGGCTGGAGCGAGAAAGACAGCCATTAAACGAAGCGAAGGTGATTTTAGTTGGACAGGGAACTGTAGGCAAAACCTCACTAGTCAAGCGCTTACTCGACAATCAATTTGATGCAGCCGAACGCAAAACCGATGGCATTAATATTCGGGATTGGCAGATTACAGCCAAAAATGAACAGGTGAAACTGCGTGTCTGGGACTTTGGCGGACAGGAAATCATGCACGCCACTCATCAGTTTTTTCTCACCGAGCGCAGCCTCTATCTATTGGTCATCAACACCCGCGAAGACGAACTTGCCAATCGCATCGAATATTGGCTGAAACTGATTGAAAGTCTGGGAAATAAAGCCCCCGTGATAATTGTCGGCAATAAAATCGATGACCATCCCCTCGACCTCGATCGCCACGGCTTGCAAACCAAATATCTCAACATCAAAGGCTTTATCGGCACATCCTGCGCCATAGGATTAGGGATTAGCGAACTCAAACAACAAATTACCGAAATCATCGCTAACGAAATGCCTCATGTCTTCGATCCCATTCCCGTCAAATGGCTAAATCTCAAGGACAAACTGGAACAAGACGATCGCGACTACATCACCTATCAGGAATACGAACAAAAATGCATCGAAACGGGCATCACTAGAGAATCATCACGCCATACCCTCGTCCGTCTCCTGCATGAACTTGGCATCGTTCTCAACTTCTCTGATGACAAACGCCTCAAAGATACCAACGTTCTTAATCCCGAGTGGATTACAGTCGCCGCATACAAAATCATTAACGATAACCTCTTGATGACGGAACATCATGGCGTATTGCATTGGCAAGACACAGAGCGCATCTTTCAGCCCAAATCTCGCAAAGAACAGGATTGCTATACCACCGCAGAAGCGCGTAAATTCATTCTCAGCATGATGGAAAAGTTTGAGCTATGCTTTGCAATGGAAAACTCCCGCGATCGCGACTATCCCGAATATCTCATTCCCGATTTACTACCCAAAGAGGAACCCCACACAGGCACATGGGACGACTGCCTGAGATTTGAATATCGCTACGATAAAGTCCTACCCAATAGCGTCATTTCCCGTTTCATCGTCAAGGCACACAAACTGATCGCCCGCACCAACAGCCGCACCTACTGGCGTACAGGCGTAATCCTCGCCTCCGATACAGGCAACTTCGCCTACATCAAAGCCGATCTCGAAGACGCGAAAATCTTTATCCGCATCTCTGGCAATCCCCACACCCGCCATAATTTTCTCTCCGTGATCCGCGACAAATTTGACGACATTCACGACTGCCCAAAACTCACTCCCGATGAGCGTATCGGTTTACCAGATAAGCCCCAAGGTACTGCCAGTTACAAACATCTACTCAAACAATTAGAGCGCGGTGAGATAACCTGTTTTCCTGAAGAAGCCGATCACAGTTACAATATCCGCGAACTGATCGAAGGCATCGAAGATAGGCGATCGCATTCAAAAGAAGACTATCGAGAACGAGATTGGAGCAGTGGGCAACCACAGCCTCCTGTAACTGTTAATATCTACAACAGCAATCAACAGTCAACTGTTATGACACCACCTGAAAAGCCTCAGCCCGAAAATACACCTAAATCTCAAGAAGTTCAACTTCCCTCAGTAATTGCTGCATCAATTTCCTTTGGATTTCTATTTTCAACTACGGCTTTTTTGGTACTTACCTTTGCAGGGATTCTAAATATTACACAGCTAGTCATAGCGATGTTTTCAATTATTCTGTTGATGGTTATCGCCGTAATTTTTGTACTCAAAGCATCTGGACAAATGGAAGGTCAATCCTTTGAGAAAATTATTCTGGCAGTTCTAAAGCAAGCTACCCTTTACGATGCTTTTCTTAGTAAGATTGGCGATATATTTCATAGCCCCAAGAAATGA
- a CDS encoding bifunctional folylpolyglutamate synthase/dihydrofolate synthase gives MSPKLINSSPEAYLDSFDKFGIHLGLERIQQLLDALGNPHQQIPVIHVAGTNGKGSVCAFLLSILQAAGYRVGRYTSPHLIDWRERITINGEWIRDQDLLEALQQVAAVINPEFPPTQFEVITAAMWWYFAAQKVDIAILETGLGGRLDATNVCDRPLVSVITSIGLDHCQQLGNTLGAIASEKAGIIKPKCPVVIAENDAETISVLQAKVTECEAPVTWVSSAQPTATGAIYQGFEYPLSLLGNHQLINSAVAIATIQSLRNQGWEISDAAMRTGLANTQWSGRLQWIEFNLDGKFHKILIDGAHNVAAAEYLRQFVDEAFPHRHKRWVIGILNTKDQAGILKALLAPDDLLFPVPVPSAATTSPEDLAQMASSMVRVKPYPYASLTLGLAAAFEDQQNDVVILCGSLYLVGEFLSQVAST, from the coding sequence ATGTCTCCAAAGCTAATTAATTCATCTCCCGAAGCATATCTTGACAGTTTTGATAAGTTTGGTATTCATCTCGGTTTAGAACGAATTCAACAACTGCTCGATGCTTTAGGAAATCCCCATCAACAAATTCCCGTGATTCATGTCGCAGGCACAAATGGAAAAGGTTCTGTTTGTGCTTTTTTGCTGTCAATTTTGCAGGCGGCGGGTTATCGCGTTGGGCGTTATACTTCGCCACATCTGATTGATTGGCGTGAAAGAATTACGATTAACGGTGAATGGATTCGCGATCAGGATTTGCTAGAGGCTCTGCAACAAGTGGCAGCCGTGATTAATCCTGAATTTCCACCCACGCAGTTTGAAGTGATTACGGCGGCGATGTGGTGGTACTTCGCTGCCCAAAAAGTCGATATTGCGATCCTAGAGACAGGATTAGGCGGGAGATTAGATGCCACCAATGTCTGCGATCGCCCTTTAGTTTCTGTCATTACTTCCATTGGTCTCGATCATTGTCAGCAGTTGGGCAATACCTTAGGTGCGATCGCTTCCGAAAAAGCAGGCATCATCAAACCTAAATGTCCTGTCGTCATTGCCGAGAATGATGCTGAGACGATCTCGGTTTTGCAAGCAAAGGTAACAGAATGTGAGGCTCCTGTAACTTGGGTAAGTTCGGCTCAGCCTACAGCGACAGGGGCAATCTATCAAGGCTTTGAGTATCCTTTGTCATTATTGGGAAATCATCAGTTAATTAACTCCGCAGTGGCGATCGCCACAATTCAATCCTTGCGAAATCAGGGTTGGGAGATTAGTGATGCGGCGATGCGTACAGGCTTGGCTAATACGCAATGGTCAGGGCGATTGCAATGGATCGAGTTTAATCTTGATGGCAAGTTCCATAAAATCCTGATTGATGGAGCGCATAATGTGGCGGCGGCAGAATATCTACGGCAATTTGTCGATGAGGCTTTTCCCCATCGGCATAAACGTTGGGTCATAGGTATTCTGAATACAAAAGATCAAGCGGGAATTCTCAAAGCGCTTTTAGCTCCTGATGATTTACTTTTTCCTGTCCCTGTACCTAGCGCTGCAACTACTTCACCAGAGGATTTAGCTCAAATGGCATCTTCTATGGTTAGGGTTAAACCGTATCCTTATGCAAGTTTAACTTTAGGACTAGCAGCCGCTTTTGAGGATCAGCAAAATGATGTCGTTATTCTCTGTGGTTCTTTATATCTAGTAGGTGAGTTTCTCAGTCAAGTAGCAAGTACTTAG
- a CDS encoding nuclear transport factor 2 family protein, whose amino-acid sequence MTVLDRYFELSDRATADEEAFHELVELFAEEAEVQPAGARKVVGKDAIANLYRQFFQSYSGMQRVWTTRRTENGLEAIWAIAGKRDSGELFAMQGRHIAEVDAQGKIYALEVHVSKAN is encoded by the coding sequence ATGACTGTTTTAGATCGATATTTTGAGCTTTCTGATCGCGCCACTGCTGATGAAGAAGCATTTCATGAGTTGGTAGAACTGTTTGCTGAAGAGGCTGAAGTACAGCCTGCGGGGGCGCGTAAGGTCGTTGGCAAAGATGCGATCGCTAATTTATATCGCCAGTTTTTCCAAAGTTATTCAGGAATGCAGCGTGTGTGGACGACCAGAAGGACGGAAAATGGACTAGAAGCTATTTGGGCGATCGCAGGCAAGCGTGATAGTGGTGAACTATTTGCGATGCAGGGAAGGCATATTGCCGAAGTCGATGCCCAAGGCAAAATCTACGCCTTAGAAGTTCATGTCTCCAAAGCTAATTAA
- a CDS encoding CGLD27 family protein has protein sequence MTCPVPKEQQPLNEYIELKEAFFYRWAKLARSQYLRVLALMWLGFVVLFSPVAMSIESPSRHLWQFICVASIGGAVGLILPVLLLLSGWSHVKQRLDSPKIFYEESGWYDGQTWEKPEADLAKDRLLVAYEIKPVMTRLQKTLLGIIVFLALGISSLNIFG, from the coding sequence ATGACCTGCCCAGTTCCCAAAGAGCAACAACCACTAAATGAATATATCGAGCTGAAAGAAGCTTTCTTTTATCGTTGGGCAAAGCTGGCGCGATCGCAATATCTGCGTGTATTAGCACTGATGTGGCTAGGATTTGTAGTTCTATTTTCGCCCGTTGCCATGAGCATTGAGTCGCCCAGTCGGCATTTATGGCAATTTATATGTGTGGCAAGTATTGGCGGCGCAGTGGGGTTAATTTTGCCAGTGCTGTTGTTGCTATCAGGCTGGAGTCATGTGAAGCAACGCCTTGATAGTCCTAAGATTTTCTACGAAGAATCGGGTTGGTACGATGGGCAGACATGGGAAAAGCCCGAAGCAGATTTAGCCAAGGATCGCTTACTGGTTGCTTATGAAATTAAGCCTGTGATGACGAGGTTACAAAAAACCCTGTTAGGCATAATTGTTTTTCTGGCTTTAGGTATCAGTTCTCTCAATATTTTCGGCTAG
- a CDS encoding MarR family winged helix-turn-helix transcriptional regulator yields MNASHNLISPQLPTSQLSALSSRLACAAKVVDIVPAVMQHIYTEVRQQKSSFLTIPQLRALAFLQTNSCSSLTILAEYLGVTSASASTMVERLVQKEFITRTEHPTLRRQIVLCLTIAGEAHLQQVRQVTSDRLADKLAHLPPEQLTHLIKGLEELSQIFR; encoded by the coding sequence TATCAGCGTTATCATCGAGATTGGCTTGTGCTGCTAAGGTTGTGGATATTGTCCCTGCGGTGATGCAGCATATCTATACTGAAGTGCGCCAACAGAAATCTTCTTTTCTCACAATTCCACAGCTACGTGCTCTAGCCTTTTTGCAAACCAATTCCTGTTCGTCGCTCACAATCCTTGCTGAGTACTTGGGTGTGACGAGTGCATCTGCTTCTACGATGGTTGAGCGCCTAGTCCAAAAAGAATTTATTACCCGTACTGAGCATCCCACCTTGAGACGACAGATTGTACTTTGCCTGACGATCGCAGGGGAGGCGCATTTACAACAAGTTCGTCAAGTTACTAGCGATCGCCTTGCTGATAAGTTGGCACATCTACCGCCAGAGCAGCTCACTCATCTCATCAAGGGGCTAGAAGAACTCAGTCAGATATTTCGCTAG